A region of the Rhizobium binae genome:
CCGCCTCACCTATCCACAATATCTGGCCATGGTCGCGTTATGGGAAAAAGACGGGCAGACTGTCGGCGGCCTCAGCGAAAAGCTGTTCCTGGAATCGAGCACGCTGACGCCACTGCTCAAGCGCTTGGAAAGCGCCGGCTATATCAGGCGCGAACGCAGCAACGAGGACGAACGCGTCGTCGTCATTCGGCTCAGCGAGGCGGGTAATCGCCTGAAGGAAAAAGCGATCGGCATTCCCGGCTGCATCGTGGAAGCGAGCGGCCGTGATGCGGCGGATCTTACTCGGCTCCAGGCTGAGGTCGTGGCGCTGCGTGAGGCGCTGAATAAGAGCATGGTTTAGGCTCAGGGCGATCGAGATCGGTGGTGCTTGGGCCCCCCCCAACCCAGCGCCTTAGAACAGGATGATTTTAGACCCGGTCGGCCTAAAATCTGAATCCTGTTCTAAATTAAAGAGTTAGAGCATGATGTCGTCCGAAACCGCTCACACTTTTCGGCATCATGCTCTAGCCCCTACGTCCGCTTCTTCTTCGACTCGAACGGATTCTCAGCCGAACGGAAATGGATCCGGATCGGCACGCTCGGCATGTCGAAATCGGCGCGCAGCCCGTTGATCAGATAGCGCGTATAGGATTCCGGCAGCGCGTCGGAACGCGTGCAGGAGATCATGAAGGCCGGCGGGCGGGCCTTCACCTGGGTCATGTATTTCAGCTTGATCCGCCGGCCGGAGACGGCCGGTGGCGGATGCTGGATCTGCTGCGTTTCCAGCCAGCGGTTGAGCTTTGCCGTCGAGATGCGCTTGTTCCAGACCCGGTCGGTATCGATGATCGACTGCATCAGCTTGTCGAGCCCCCAGCCGGTCTGGCCGGAGATCGGCACGGCGCGGATGCCGCGCGCCTGCGGCAGCAGCCGGTCGGTCTTTTCACGCAGGTCGGCAAGCACCGCCTGCCGGTCCTCGATCATGTCCCATTTGTTGAAGGCGAG
Encoded here:
- a CDS encoding MarR family winged helix-turn-helix transcriptional regulator yields the protein MQDQLKLDNFICFAVYTASHALNRVYKPLLDALRLTYPQYLAMVALWEKDGQTVGGLSEKLFLESSTLTPLLKRLESAGYIRRERSNEDERVVVIRLSEAGNRLKEKAIGIPGCIVEASGRDAADLTRLQAEVVALREALNKSMV